The proteins below come from a single Amphiura filiformis chromosome 15, Afil_fr2py, whole genome shotgun sequence genomic window:
- the LOC140171007 gene encoding uncharacterized protein, with protein sequence MCLDLLDQSNHLGYRMSSSDLTSSAKAYADDLTLVARSPESCQQLINIVNNFLNWTRTMKAKPSKCRSHAMKKVIPNAEQKLNGHKTQYVAYNPQLQIDGQMITTINQPMRFLGKLIYEDLKDDGIRQMINQKLSAMLKTTDKSQLNGIMKMWIYNHMI encoded by the coding sequence ATGTGCCTGGATCTTCTCGACCAATCCAACCATCTTGGATACCGCATGAGTAGCTCAGACCTTACATCGTCAGCAAAGGCATATGCAGATGATCTGACCCTTGTAGCAAGAAGCCCAGAAAGTTGCCAGCAACTTATTAACATTGTCAACAACTTCCTCAACTGGACAAGAACTATGAAGGCCAAACCATCCAAGTGCAGATCTCATGCGATGAAGAAAGTAATTCCAAACGCAGAACAGAAGTTGAATGGCCACAAGACCCAATACGTAGCTTACAATCCTCAGCTACAAATAGACGGACAGATGATCACAACCATTAACCAGCCCATGCGATTCCTAGGAAAGCTTATCTATGAAGATCTAAAAGATGATGGCATCAGACAAATGATTAATCAGAAACTGTCAGCCATGCTGAAAACTACCGATAAAAGTCAACTGAATGGAATCATGAAAATGTGGATATACAATCATATgatataa